A genomic region of Prosthecobacter algae contains the following coding sequences:
- the aroE gene encoding shikimate dehydrogenase translates to MASFYTYEQLQHWADVASTLQPPARLAVIGDPIGHSKSPQMHNPALKACGLEAQYVRVQVPVGQVKEAFGLFIQNGFQGVNITIPHKFEALDAVDFVDPLARRLGAVNTLAIREGKMHGFNTDGPGFLRSVKEAFGAEVKDLRVLILGAGGGAGRAVAVQSVLAGCQHLWLANRTEAKLAPLVQELASLGSAQVQTCTLDHADLAAQLANVDLIVNATSLGMKPEDAPLLPDGCLESRHCVYDMVYRASGPTELIQAAVNVGARHADGMCLLLHQGAISFEHWFPGVTAPLEAMRQGLADAS, encoded by the coding sequence GTGGCCTCCTTTTACACTTACGAACAGCTCCAGCACTGGGCCGATGTGGCCTCCACCCTGCAACCTCCAGCACGGCTGGCGGTCATCGGTGATCCCATCGGCCATTCGAAGTCCCCGCAGATGCACAACCCGGCTCTGAAAGCCTGCGGTTTGGAGGCGCAGTACGTGCGGGTGCAGGTGCCCGTGGGCCAGGTGAAGGAAGCCTTTGGCCTGTTCATTCAAAACGGGTTCCAGGGGGTGAACATCACCATCCCGCACAAGTTCGAAGCGCTGGATGCCGTGGACTTTGTGGACCCGCTGGCCCGCCGCCTGGGCGCGGTGAATACCCTGGCGATTCGCGAGGGAAAGATGCACGGGTTTAATACCGATGGCCCAGGCTTCCTGCGCAGTGTGAAGGAAGCCTTCGGTGCGGAGGTGAAGGACTTGCGCGTGCTCATTCTCGGTGCTGGCGGTGGTGCCGGGCGCGCCGTGGCCGTGCAGAGCGTGCTGGCGGGATGTCAGCATCTTTGGTTAGCCAACCGGACTGAGGCCAAGCTGGCTCCGCTGGTGCAAGAGCTCGCGTCTTTAGGTTCTGCCCAAGTGCAGACCTGCACGCTGGATCATGCCGATTTGGCAGCGCAGTTGGCGAACGTGGATCTCATCGTCAACGCGACCTCCCTGGGCATGAAGCCCGAGGATGCCCCGCTGCTGCCCGATGGCTGCCTGGAGTCCCGCCACTGTGTTTACGACATGGTGTATCGAGCCAGCGGACCGACGGAACTCATCCAGGCTGCGGTGAACGTCGGGGCTCGTCATGCCGATGGCATGTGCCTGCTGCTGCATCAGGGTGCGATCTCCTTTGAGCACTGGTTCCCCGGTGTCACCGCACCATTGGAAGCGATGCGGCAGGGGCTGGCGGATGCGAGTTAA
- the glpX gene encoding class II fructose-bisphosphatase, which translates to MSSNLPPLRSPLDLERVLEFEFVRATENAALQSIHWLGRGEKELADAAACSAIYGVFDLLDIRGEVIIGEGIKDNAPGIFVGEHLGTWKTGSPRFDIALDPIDGTTNIAKGTPNSISVIAAAQKPDGAPSAMKNIPSFYSHKLAYGPAVKRALQKKGDRSFLDMPLKEVIAFVAEALGKNMRDVVVVTMDRPRHGALIEEVRSCGAALRMITDGDITAAVAPSLPDSGVDMYVGMGGSPEAVLAAAALKCLGGDMDVRMWFHDEAHRAEVALTTSEAEMNQVFRSDDLIMGESALFCATGISDSPLLPGVKLIGHRVETHSILMRSRSGTVRHIHASHDLDRKVVPLRG; encoded by the coding sequence ATGTCCTCCAACCTTCCGCCCCTGCGCAGTCCTCTCGACCTCGAACGCGTGCTCGAATTTGAATTCGTGCGTGCCACGGAGAATGCAGCCCTTCAGTCCATTCATTGGTTAGGCCGAGGTGAAAAGGAGCTGGCGGATGCGGCGGCCTGCAGCGCCATCTACGGCGTCTTCGACCTCCTGGACATCCGGGGAGAGGTGATCATCGGCGAGGGCATCAAGGACAATGCCCCCGGCATCTTTGTGGGCGAGCACCTGGGCACCTGGAAGACAGGCAGCCCGCGTTTTGACATTGCCCTCGATCCGATTGACGGCACCACGAACATTGCCAAGGGCACGCCTAACAGCATCTCCGTCATCGCCGCTGCGCAGAAGCCGGACGGGGCACCGAGCGCGATGAAAAACATCCCCAGCTTTTACAGCCACAAGCTGGCCTATGGCCCTGCGGTGAAACGTGCTTTGCAGAAGAAAGGCGACCGTAGTTTCCTGGACATGCCTTTGAAGGAAGTCATCGCCTTTGTCGCCGAGGCCCTGGGCAAAAACATGCGCGATGTCGTGGTCGTGACCATGGACCGCCCGCGTCATGGCGCCCTCATTGAGGAGGTGCGCTCCTGCGGTGCGGCCCTACGCATGATCACCGATGGCGACATCACCGCCGCCGTGGCACCCTCCCTGCCAGACAGCGGTGTGGACATGTACGTGGGCATGGGCGGCAGCCCGGAGGCCGTGCTGGCCGCGGCTGCGCTGAAGTGCCTGGGCGGTGACATGGATGTGCGCATGTGGTTCCACGACGAGGCGCACCGCGCGGAAGTGGCCCTCACCACCAGCGAGGCCGAGATGAACCAGGTCTTCCGCAGCGATGACCTGATCATGGGCGAAAGCGCCCTCTTCTGCGCCACGGGCATCAGCGACAGCCCGCTGCTCCCCGGCGTGAAGCTCATCGGCCATCGGGTGGAGACCCACAGCATCCTCATGCGCTCCCGCAGCGGCACAGTGCGCCACATTCATGCAAGCCATGACCTGGACCGCAAGGTGGTGCCTTTGAGGGGTTAA
- a CDS encoding Fic family protein, translating into MTLRPLADLDADLRQVLSQRLRVRWTHTSTALEGNTLSEGETLGVLEYGLTIAGKPLAHHNEVLGHSRAMDLLDQMIGRALAPADLFALHQAVQTAVVVDAFQPVGAWKVEPNSTLAKQGGKTVINDTYAFPADVPELMNAWLAELNQRCLADSADGFEDYVWAHATFVRIHPFADGNGRMARLLANLPLLNRGQMPLLIPAEQRLAYIEALATWQLACGPMKRGQPLMVQEEKLQPFQALCVEAQAAAQAMLDEVLQLQQKRRLS; encoded by the coding sequence ATGACCCTCCGCCCGCTGGCTGATCTAGATGCAGATCTGCGTCAGGTGCTCTCGCAGCGCCTGAGGGTGCGCTGGACCCATACCTCCACGGCCCTGGAAGGAAACACGCTGAGCGAGGGGGAAACTCTGGGCGTGCTGGAGTACGGCCTGACCATCGCAGGCAAGCCCCTGGCACACCACAATGAGGTGTTGGGCCATAGCCGGGCCATGGACCTGCTGGATCAAATGATTGGCCGAGCCCTGGCTCCGGCGGATCTTTTTGCACTCCATCAGGCTGTGCAGACGGCCGTCGTGGTGGATGCTTTTCAACCCGTGGGAGCCTGGAAGGTGGAACCGAATTCCACCCTGGCGAAGCAGGGCGGTAAAACGGTCATCAATGACACCTACGCCTTTCCGGCGGATGTCCCCGAGTTGATGAACGCCTGGCTGGCGGAGCTGAACCAGCGTTGTCTCGCAGATTCTGCTGACGGATTTGAAGACTATGTGTGGGCACACGCCACCTTTGTCCGCATCCATCCATTCGCCGACGGCAATGGCCGCATGGCGCGCCTGCTCGCAAATCTGCCTTTACTGAACCGTGGGCAGATGCCGCTTCTCATCCCTGCCGAACAGCGGCTGGCCTACATTGAGGCCCTCGCCACTTGGCAGCTCGCTTGCGGGCCCATGAAACGTGGCCAGCCTCTGATGGTGCAGGAGGAAAAACTGCAACCTTTCCAGGCTCTCTGTGTCGAAGCGCAGGCCGCTGCTCAAGCGATGCTGGACGAAGTACTGCAACTCCAACAAAAACGCCGTCTCTCATGA
- a CDS encoding sugar ABC transporter ATP-binding protein, which yields MILSAQHLTKKFPGVIALKDVSFDLRAGEIHALCGENGAGKSTLIKLLSGIHPHGSYEGRFEVGGEEARFHSISDAARAGIAVIYQELALVNEMTVAENIFLGSEPRRFGGFIDWPKIHREAKVLLDRFKVDLDPAARVGSLGVGQKQLVEIVKALAKDSKILILDEPTAALAEHEVLILLDILKDLRARGMACVYISHKLDEVFAISDRITVIRDGSSIVTKDAQAMTKAEVIQHMVGREITDLFPRRAATPGATVLKVQDLSVKDEQGLPRLHDISFDLRAGEVLGIGGLMGAGRTELLMHLFGAWGRRSSGQVELSGRSLDGLPPAKILRAGLALVSEDRRRYGLVIEQEIGFNMSLSSLGQFSRAGFVNRSEETLRNQEYFKNLRVKATGLEAIVGRLSGGNQQKVVLGKALMTGPQVVMLDEPTRGIDVGAKLEIYELINKLTAEGKAVLLVSSELPELIGMSDRILMLNEGRIGGSFTRAEATQEKLMEAAMGQTLAA from the coding sequence ATGATCCTTTCCGCCCAGCATCTGACCAAGAAGTTCCCTGGCGTCATCGCTCTCAAGGACGTGTCGTTCGACCTGCGGGCCGGGGAGATCCACGCGCTGTGTGGGGAGAATGGCGCAGGCAAAAGCACGCTGATCAAGCTGCTCTCCGGCATCCATCCGCATGGCAGTTATGAGGGACGCTTTGAGGTCGGCGGGGAGGAGGCGCGGTTTCATTCCATCTCGGATGCGGCGCGGGCGGGCATCGCCGTCATTTATCAGGAACTGGCGCTGGTGAATGAGATGACCGTGGCGGAAAACATCTTTTTAGGCAGCGAGCCGCGCCGTTTTGGCGGTTTCATTGACTGGCCCAAAATTCACCGCGAGGCCAAGGTGCTGCTGGATCGCTTCAAGGTGGACCTGGACCCCGCTGCGCGTGTGGGCTCCCTGGGCGTGGGGCAAAAGCAGCTCGTGGAAATCGTGAAGGCGTTGGCGAAGGATTCGAAGATCCTCATCCTCGATGAACCCACCGCCGCCCTGGCGGAGCATGAGGTGCTGATCCTCCTCGACATTCTCAAGGACCTCCGCGCACGAGGCATGGCCTGCGTGTACATCAGCCACAAGCTGGACGAAGTCTTCGCCATTTCTGACCGCATCACCGTCATCCGCGATGGCAGCAGCATCGTGACGAAGGATGCCCAGGCCATGACGAAGGCGGAGGTCATCCAGCACATGGTGGGGCGCGAAATCACCGACCTCTTTCCGCGCCGGGCCGCCACGCCAGGGGCCACGGTGCTGAAGGTGCAGGACCTTTCCGTGAAGGACGAGCAGGGCCTGCCACGCTTGCACGACATCAGCTTTGACCTCCGTGCGGGCGAGGTCCTGGGCATTGGTGGTCTCATGGGTGCGGGGCGCACGGAGCTTTTGATGCATCTCTTTGGGGCCTGGGGTCGCCGCAGCAGCGGCCAGGTGGAGCTGAGCGGGCGCAGCCTGGATGGCCTGCCCCCTGCGAAGATCCTGCGCGCCGGGCTGGCCCTGGTGAGCGAGGACCGCCGCCGTTATGGGCTGGTGATCGAGCAGGAAATCGGCTTCAACATGTCGCTCTCCTCGTTAGGCCAGTTCAGCCGCGCGGGTTTCGTCAATCGCAGCGAGGAGACTTTGCGTAACCAGGAGTATTTCAAAAACCTGCGCGTGAAAGCCACCGGGCTGGAGGCCATCGTGGGCCGCCTTTCCGGGGGCAATCAGCAAAAGGTGGTGCTGGGCAAGGCGCTGATGACTGGGCCCCAGGTGGTGATGCTGGACGAACCCACCCGCGGCATTGATGTGGGGGCCAAGCTGGAGATCTACGAACTCATCAATAAACTGACCGCCGAGGGCAAGGCCGTGCTGCTGGTCTCCAGCGAGCTGCCGGAACTCATCGGCATGAGCGACCGCATCCTGATGCTGAACGAAGGCCGCATCGGCGGCAGCTTCACCCGCGCGGAAGCCACGCAGGAAAAGCTGATGGAAGCAGCCATGGGACAGACCCTGGCGGCATGA
- a CDS encoding neutral/alkaline non-lysosomal ceramidase N-terminal domain-containing protein produces MRLKIYLANCLSLCVWLLLASLQAAETPGWKAGAASVDITPEFPVRLSGYGSRTGPHEGIQMRLHAKALALTWQDTPSAVILTVDNCGVPATMRAELLKRLQAAGHPIEDSRLSLHSSHTHCAPALPGVLPFLFGTELPAEEQAAVQRYADELTAKLVTVVTEALAKQQPARLDWSTGKVSFAMNRRFKTDKGYANSPNPYGPTDRALPVLRVTNTEGKLQAIFSSYACHCTTLAINKTHPDWAGCAQKELELRFPGIVAMTAIGCGADQNPYPRRELTHAERHGVELAKEAVRLINAPMKPVLGPLTCASKEVQLPFDTPHDRATWQQRSQDANKWTAQHARHFLALQDRGEKILAALPYTVQVWTFGNDLLTINLPGEVVVDYSLRFKKEHAPDRTWVNSYTNDVPCYIPSQRVWEEGGYEAAGAMIYYGRPNRFASGIEEIIAAAVKDLVPPGFKAP; encoded by the coding sequence ATGAGGTTAAAAATCTATCTGGCAAATTGCTTAAGCCTGTGCGTTTGGCTGCTCCTCGCCTCCCTCCAGGCCGCCGAGACGCCCGGCTGGAAAGCCGGTGCCGCCAGTGTGGATATCACGCCGGAATTCCCCGTGCGCCTCAGCGGCTACGGCAGCCGCACCGGCCCCCACGAGGGCATCCAGATGCGGCTCCATGCCAAAGCCCTGGCCCTCACCTGGCAGGATACCCCCAGCGCCGTCATCCTCACGGTGGACAACTGCGGAGTGCCCGCCACCATGCGCGCCGAGCTGCTGAAACGTCTGCAGGCCGCCGGTCACCCCATCGAGGACAGCCGCCTTTCCCTCCACTCCAGCCACACCCACTGCGCCCCCGCCCTGCCCGGCGTGCTGCCCTTCCTCTTTGGCACCGAACTGCCCGCCGAAGAACAGGCCGCCGTGCAGCGCTATGCCGATGAGCTCACCGCCAAGCTCGTCACCGTCGTCACCGAAGCCCTGGCCAAGCAACAGCCCGCCCGGCTCGACTGGTCCACCGGCAAGGTCAGCTTCGCCATGAACCGGCGGTTTAAAACGGACAAGGGATACGCCAACAGCCCCAACCCCTACGGCCCCACGGACCGCGCCCTCCCCGTCCTCCGCGTCACCAATACCGAGGGAAAGCTGCAAGCGATCTTCAGCAGCTACGCCTGCCACTGCACCACCCTCGCCATCAACAAAACTCACCCGGACTGGGCAGGCTGCGCGCAAAAGGAGCTCGAACTCCGCTTTCCAGGCATTGTCGCCATGACCGCCATCGGCTGCGGGGCGGACCAAAACCCCTATCCGCGCCGCGAACTGACCCATGCGGAACGTCACGGTGTGGAGCTGGCCAAGGAAGCCGTGCGCCTCATCAATGCCCCGATGAAACCCGTCCTGGGCCCCCTCACCTGCGCCAGCAAAGAGGTGCAACTGCCCTTCGACACTCCCCACGACCGCGCCACCTGGCAGCAGCGCAGCCAGGATGCGAACAAATGGACCGCCCAGCACGCCCGCCATTTCCTCGCCCTCCAGGATCGTGGTGAAAAGATCCTCGCCGCCCTGCCCTACACCGTCCAGGTCTGGACCTTCGGCAACGACCTCCTCACCATCAATCTCCCTGGCGAAGTCGTAGTGGATTACTCCCTCCGCTTCAAAAAGGAGCACGCCCCCGACCGCACCTGGGTGAACAGCTACACCAACGACGTGCCCTGCTACATACCCTCCCAGAGAGTGTGGGAAGAAGGCGGCTACGAAGCCGCCGGGGCCATGATCTACTACGGCCGCCCGAACCGCTTCGCCTCCGGCATCGAGGAGATCATCGCCGCTGCCGTCAAAGACCTCGTCCCCCCCGGCTTCAAGGCCCCCTGA
- the def gene encoding peptide deformylase yields the protein MVLPIVRYPDPVLRAKCRPVTDVTDEIRQFSADMIETMKAANGVGLAAPQVARDIQLAVIDVSHNPQCITYLRINGQPAEMPAHMPVIFLNPQLELGKDKDVDEEGCLSFPRLRGDIRRSEDVKVTFQTLDGQTQTWETDGLLARAFQHEIDHLNGILFIDRLSAAAKVGLKRKLGRLMQEWTEDDGE from the coding sequence ATGGTCCTGCCCATCGTCCGTTACCCAGATCCCGTCCTCCGTGCCAAATGCCGCCCCGTCACGGACGTCACCGATGAAATCCGCCAGTTCTCGGCTGACATGATCGAGACGATGAAGGCCGCCAATGGCGTGGGCCTCGCCGCCCCCCAGGTGGCCCGCGACATCCAGCTCGCCGTCATTGATGTCTCGCACAATCCCCAGTGCATCACCTACCTGCGCATCAATGGCCAGCCTGCTGAGATGCCAGCCCACATGCCCGTCATCTTCCTCAATCCCCAGCTCGAACTCGGCAAGGACAAGGATGTGGATGAAGAGGGCTGCCTCAGCTTCCCCCGCTTGCGTGGCGACATCCGCCGCAGTGAAGACGTAAAAGTCACCTTCCAGACCCTGGATGGCCAAACCCAGACCTGGGAGACCGATGGCCTCCTCGCCCGCGCCTTCCAGCATGAGATTGACCACCTCAATGGCATCCTCTTCATCGACCGCCTCTCCGCCGCCGCTAAAGTCGGCCTGAAGCGCAAACTCGGCCGCCTCATGCAGGAGTGGACCGAAGATGACGGGGAGTAA
- a CDS encoding biopolymer transporter ExbD — protein sequence MNLRPRRRPVPAIPIVSLIDIMVILLIFFIATTSFNDAKKQVKITLPTSDSLGETAPVQEVRKALAITEKEEIFLDNTPVEITQLADALLALKKREPALKLELQADKKTSLGLLLKVWDALRKAGHPVNDVPARILGGQGATNIPATQ from the coding sequence ATGAACCTGCGCCCCCGTCGCCGCCCCGTCCCGGCCATCCCCATCGTATCGCTCATCGATATCATGGTGATCCTTCTCATCTTTTTCATCGCCACCACCAGCTTCAACGACGCCAAAAAACAGGTCAAAATCACCCTCCCCACCTCCGATTCCCTGGGAGAGACGGCCCCCGTACAAGAAGTGCGCAAAGCCCTGGCCATCACGGAGAAGGAGGAGATCTTTCTGGATAACACCCCGGTGGAAATCACCCAACTGGCAGACGCTCTCCTCGCCCTCAAAAAACGCGAGCCTGCGCTCAAACTGGAACTCCAGGCCGATAAAAAGACTTCTCTCGGGCTGCTTTTAAAAGTCTGGGATGCCCTGCGCAAAGCGGGCCACCCCGTCAATGACGTCCCCGCCCGCATTCTCGGTGGCCAAGGGGCCACGAACATCCCGGCCACCCAATAA
- a CDS encoding MotA/TolQ/ExbB proton channel family protein → MHAHHLLAAAAGSSPGLFTQIWDFLAIGGFVMLFIVLCSMAAVTVMISAWLRLRDHLVLPASVASQLRSLPKYAQKGDIKPLQEFLEKDPSLLASLGALAISGTFSSRQECVETITARAKEDLHHLERGVSILEVMVTVAPLLGLLGTTAGLVGMFSAFGSDAGPDTATIAKEIGVALRCTIAGLFVAVPSVLAHTYFVRRLDNIAVRLESILHETIQTFFAHFEVKREAQFRSPEPERLR, encoded by the coding sequence ATGCACGCCCACCACCTCCTCGCCGCCGCCGCTGGCAGCAGCCCCGGCCTTTTCACTCAGATCTGGGACTTTTTGGCGATTGGCGGCTTTGTCATGCTCTTCATCGTGCTGTGCTCCATGGCCGCCGTCACGGTCATGATCTCCGCCTGGTTGCGGCTGCGGGATCACCTGGTGCTTCCCGCGTCCGTGGCCAGCCAGCTCCGCAGCCTGCCGAAGTATGCCCAGAAGGGTGACATCAAGCCCCTGCAGGAGTTCTTGGAAAAAGACCCCTCCCTCCTGGCCAGCCTGGGTGCCCTGGCCATCAGCGGCACCTTTTCCAGCCGCCAGGAGTGTGTGGAGACCATCACCGCCCGCGCCAAGGAAGACCTGCACCACCTGGAGCGCGGCGTCTCTATTTTGGAGGTCATGGTCACCGTCGCCCCGCTGCTGGGTCTCCTGGGCACCACCGCCGGCCTCGTCGGCATGTTTTCCGCCTTTGGCAGCGATGCCGGGCCAGATACCGCCACCATTGCCAAGGAGATCGGCGTGGCGCTGCGCTGCACCATCGCGGGCCTGTTCGTGGCCGTGCCCTCCGTCCTGGCCCACACCTACTTCGTCCGTCGGCTGGATAACATCGCCGTGCGCCTGGAGTCCATCCTGCATGAGACCATCCAGACCTTCTTTGCCCACTTCGAAGTGAAGCGCGAGGCCCAATTCCGCAGCCCTGAACCGGAACGCCTGAGATGA